The following proteins come from a genomic window of Pseudomonadota bacterium:
- a CDS encoding cyclopropane-fatty-acyl-phospholipid synthase family protein yields the protein MTEMRATAAVEMQPRLNLARRLVLKLLGEIRVGRLTLIDGPQRHVFGGTLDGPSATIEVNREAAYTRVLRSGVTGAGEAFFEGDWDTPDLTAVVRLFVLNRNTMRTMNGGLARTGRVLHRLWHWARRNSVAGSKRNISAHYDISNAFFETILDESMMYSSALFQTDSDSLAQAQQNKLARLCELLDLQPGDHVLEIGTGWGGLAEYAAKHHDVVVTTTTISQAQFQFAKARIARAGLEGRVHLLDSDYRALTGRYDKIVSVEMIEAVGEEHLPTFFKTCNDLLRPGGRLVLQAITIPDAYYDDYRRSTDFIQRYVFPGGFLPSLGAMERIMNRDTALRVSSVDDIGLHYAKTLRVWHDKLIAARNTVSSFGFDERMYRLWRYYFSYCEGGFAEQAISTVHLVANKSADGGAGDGAT from the coding sequence ATGACAGAGATGCGAGCAACAGCTGCAGTTGAAATGCAACCCCGGTTAAATCTGGCCCGACGGCTCGTGTTGAAGCTGCTCGGTGAAATACGCGTGGGTCGACTCACCCTGATCGACGGCCCGCAGCGGCACGTTTTTGGCGGAACGCTAGACGGGCCGAGCGCCACCATCGAGGTCAATCGGGAAGCGGCGTACACGCGCGTGCTGCGGTCTGGCGTCACCGGGGCGGGCGAGGCCTTTTTCGAGGGGGATTGGGACACGCCCGACCTCACCGCCGTGGTGCGCCTTTTCGTGCTCAACCGCAACACCATGCGCACCATGAACGGGGGACTGGCACGCACCGGGCGGGTGCTTCACCGGTTGTGGCACTGGGCGCGTCGAAACTCGGTTGCCGGGTCGAAGCGGAACATCAGCGCGCACTACGACATCAGCAATGCCTTTTTCGAGACGATTCTGGACGAGTCGATGATGTACTCGAGCGCGCTGTTCCAGACCGACTCGGACTCGCTCGCGCAGGCCCAGCAGAACAAACTTGCCCGCCTGTGCGAGCTGCTCGATCTTCAGCCGGGCGACCACGTGCTCGAGATCGGCACTGGCTGGGGCGGCCTGGCCGAGTACGCTGCCAAGCACCACGACGTCGTGGTGACCACGACCACGATATCGCAGGCGCAGTTCCAGTTTGCCAAAGCCCGCATTGCGCGGGCGGGACTCGAGGGGCGTGTGCACCTGCTCGACAGTGACTACCGGGCCCTGACCGGGCGCTACGACAAGATCGTCTCGGTAGAGATGATCGAGGCCGTGGGCGAAGAGCACCTGCCGACCTTCTTCAAGACCTGCAATGACCTGCTGCGGCCGGGCGGGCGCCTCGTGCTCCAGGCCATCACGATCCCGGACGCCTACTACGACGACTACCGGCGCAGCACCGACTTCATTCAGCGCTACGTGTTTCCGGGCGGCTTCCTGCCCTCACTCGGCGCCATGGAGCGCATCATGAACCGTGACACCGCGCTGCGGGTCTCGAGTGTCGATGACATCGGCTTGCATTATGCAAAGACCCTGCGGGTCTGGCACGACAAGCTGATCGCGGCCCGCAACACGGTGTCGAGCTTCGGCTTTGATGAGCGCATGTACCGGTTGTGGCGCTATTACTTCAGTTACTGCGAAGGCGGTTTTGCCGAGCAGGCCATATCCACCGTGCATTTGGTGGCGAACAAATCAGCCGATGGGGGCGCGGGCGATGGAGCGACGTGA